From Myxococcus guangdongensis, one genomic window encodes:
- a CDS encoding lysophospholipid acyltransferase family protein, translating to MALSDGLDARVDRLELPFNEYGVDPYGISRKHVRDALRVFALIYRYYFRVRCHGIEHVPARGRGMLVGNHSGGVAVDGAMVLTSTMLEMDPPRLAQGMVERFLHKFPVSSLWASRTGQFTGLPEHARRLLEDDRLLMIFPEGARGTAKLFPDRYSLVDFGTGFIRLALQTRSPIIPFAFLGGGSAIPTVFNAYTLGKLLGVPYVPLTPYLLPVPLPVQLEIHYGEPLVFRGTGDEEDHVIEGYVAKVKERIAGLIERGRAGRQHRGLARKLLP from the coding sequence GTGGCCCTGAGCGACGGATTGGATGCGCGGGTTGACCGGCTGGAATTGCCGTTCAACGAGTACGGCGTGGACCCGTACGGAATCTCCCGGAAGCACGTGAGGGACGCGCTGCGCGTGTTCGCGCTCATCTACCGGTACTACTTCCGGGTGCGCTGCCACGGCATCGAGCACGTCCCCGCCCGAGGCCGGGGCATGCTCGTGGGCAACCACTCGGGCGGCGTGGCCGTGGACGGCGCCATGGTGCTGACGTCCACCATGCTGGAGATGGACCCGCCCAGGCTCGCCCAGGGCATGGTGGAGCGCTTCCTCCACAAGTTCCCCGTCTCCTCCTTGTGGGCCAGCCGCACCGGCCAGTTCACCGGCTTGCCCGAGCATGCGCGGCGGCTGCTCGAGGATGACCGGCTGCTGATGATTTTCCCCGAGGGCGCGCGCGGCACGGCGAAGCTGTTCCCGGACCGCTACTCGCTGGTGGACTTCGGCACGGGCTTCATCCGGCTGGCGCTCCAGACGCGCTCGCCCATCATCCCGTTCGCGTTCCTGGGGGGCGGCTCGGCCATCCCCACGGTGTTCAACGCGTACACGCTGGGCAAGTTGTTGGGCGTGCCGTACGTGCCGCTGACGCCGTACCTGTTGCCGGTGCCGCTGCCGGTGCAGTTGGAGATCCACTATGGCGAGCCGCTCGTCTTCCGGGGCACCGGGGACGAGGAGGACCACGTCATCGAGGGGTATGTGGCGAAGGTGAAGGAGCGCATCGCGGGTCTCATCGAGCGAGGCCGGGCGGGGCGACAGCACCGCGGGCTGGCCAGAAAGCTGCTGCCATGA
- a CDS encoding SDR family oxidoreductase, which yields MRVLIPGISGGIARKLALRLKKAGHEVAGVDIRPWDTAQEADIQVFRGDVRKRVAEDVFRRWRPDAVVHMATVTAFTVPGAERGRINLDGTKAVFDHCAAHGVKQLLFVGRHTFYGAAPDSPLYHSEDEPPRALEAIPELADLVAADLYAATALWRLPEVTTAVLRLPYTLGAPGTGTLASFLKGRRVPLVLGYDPLFHVLQEEDVVTALQLALEKKIRGIFNVAGPPPIPLSVIVRETRRTAVPLPSQVLSFLLGRAGFPRLSVGALDHLRYPIVVDNRRFLEATGFEYQHSVADTLRIYREAAPPPVSGGLI from the coding sequence ATGAGGGTGCTCATCCCGGGTATCTCCGGAGGAATCGCGCGCAAGCTGGCGCTGCGGTTGAAGAAGGCGGGCCACGAGGTGGCGGGCGTGGACATCCGTCCCTGGGACACGGCCCAGGAGGCGGACATCCAGGTGTTCCGCGGGGACGTGCGCAAGCGCGTGGCCGAGGACGTCTTCCGCCGCTGGCGTCCGGACGCGGTGGTGCACATGGCCACCGTCACGGCCTTCACGGTGCCGGGCGCGGAGCGCGGACGCATCAACCTGGACGGCACCAAGGCGGTGTTCGACCACTGCGCGGCGCACGGCGTGAAGCAGCTGCTGTTCGTGGGGCGGCACACGTTCTACGGCGCGGCGCCGGACTCGCCGCTGTACCACTCCGAGGACGAGCCGCCGCGCGCGCTGGAGGCCATCCCGGAGCTGGCGGACCTGGTGGCCGCGGACCTGTATGCCGCGACGGCGCTGTGGCGGCTGCCGGAGGTGACGACGGCGGTGCTGCGGCTGCCGTACACGCTGGGCGCGCCGGGCACGGGGACGCTGGCGTCGTTCCTCAAGGGGCGTCGGGTGCCGCTGGTGCTCGGGTACGACCCTCTCTTCCACGTGCTCCAGGAGGAGGACGTGGTGACGGCGCTGCAGCTGGCGCTGGAGAAGAAGATTCGGGGCATCTTCAACGTGGCCGGGCCTCCGCCGATTCCGCTGTCGGTCATCGTGCGCGAGACGCGGCGCACGGCGGTGCCGCTGCCTTCGCAGGTGCTGTCGTTCCTGTTGGGGCGGGCGGGCTTCCCTCGGCTGTCGGTGGGGGCGCTGGACCATCTGCGCTATCCCATCGTGGTGGACAACCGGCGCTTCCTGGAGGCGACGGGGTTCGAGTACCAGCACAGCGTGGCGGACACGCTGCGCATCTACCGCGAGGCGGCGCCTCCGCCGGTGTCCGGGGGGCTCATCTAG
- a CDS encoding LexA family protein has protein sequence MRSDFVKGEADYLSASVSIPSAPQPITDLQGQYLAFIHAYTKLNRRPPAEADMQRYFGTTPPTVHRMVLELERRGLIRRSAGQARSMSVPLAHSGHSLAALLGAQRIHA, from the coding sequence ATGCGCTCCGACTTCGTGAAAGGGGAGGCGGACTACCTCTCTGCCTCCGTGTCGATTCCTTCCGCTCCTCAGCCCATCACGGACCTTCAAGGCCAATACCTGGCCTTCATCCACGCCTACACAAAGCTCAACAGGCGCCCTCCCGCCGAAGCCGACATGCAGCGCTATTTCGGCACCACTCCTCCCACCGTCCACCGCATGGTGCTGGAGCTTGAGCGCCGGGGGCTCATCCGACGCAGCGCCGGACAGGCCCGCAGCATGAGTGTCCCGCTTGCGCACTCGGGACATTCGCTCGCTGCGCTCCTTGGGGCTCAGCGTATCCATGCTTGA
- a CDS encoding cupin-like domain-containing protein gives MKPLPFSARPVRRLERPSLEELREWHYREPVIVRGLLDASGALGAFRAQGTLDGKLGVLETQLGERPQHYFCVLPPESGGHYRPKLVVNDAEGAVAVMPEQGSFADFGERLKAAVRTGEYVYMQNGMLEQSHVREKLGFDFLSFSDPLGVESKFWVGSDGQVVNLHYDDCINFICMFEGTKRVTMFPPEQLANLYHAPLDVLGGGAPTTPVHLLNLDLERFPRFGTALEHACVAVVEPGEALLIPPFWWHHVESFGAMHVMVNSFITTIPSTATLELWKDLSAGIRALAEATPEERNRERELFRRRVFAGEEVSESSALAEQARVTFQKLPGSWREHVARLWEAFAFQTHGAPFEESAGGLMGLLERQQGQLTLYPNANMLAEMPDVMELPAGDPAPR, from the coding sequence ATGAAGCCCCTGCCCTTTTCCGCCAGGCCGGTCCGCAGGTTGGAGCGCCCGTCGCTCGAGGAGCTGCGGGAGTGGCACTACCGCGAGCCGGTCATCGTCCGGGGGCTCCTGGACGCCTCCGGGGCGCTGGGCGCGTTCCGCGCGCAGGGCACGTTGGATGGGAAGCTGGGGGTGCTGGAGACGCAGCTGGGTGAGCGTCCTCAGCATTACTTCTGCGTGTTGCCTCCGGAGTCGGGTGGGCACTACCGGCCCAAGCTGGTGGTGAACGATGCCGAGGGCGCCGTGGCGGTGATGCCCGAGCAGGGCAGCTTCGCGGACTTCGGGGAGCGGCTGAAGGCAGCGGTGCGCACGGGCGAGTACGTGTACATGCAGAACGGGATGCTCGAGCAGTCGCACGTGCGCGAGAAGCTGGGCTTCGACTTCCTCTCGTTCAGCGACCCGCTGGGGGTGGAGAGCAAGTTCTGGGTGGGCTCGGACGGGCAGGTGGTGAACCTGCACTACGACGACTGCATCAACTTCATCTGCATGTTCGAGGGCACCAAGCGGGTGACGATGTTCCCGCCGGAGCAGCTGGCGAACCTGTACCACGCGCCGCTGGACGTGCTGGGGGGCGGGGCGCCCACGACGCCCGTGCACCTGTTGAACCTGGACCTGGAGCGCTTCCCGCGGTTTGGCACGGCGCTGGAGCACGCGTGCGTGGCGGTGGTGGAGCCTGGGGAGGCGCTGTTGATTCCGCCCTTCTGGTGGCACCACGTGGAGTCCTTCGGGGCGATGCACGTGATGGTGAACAGCTTCATCACCACGATTCCGTCCACGGCGACGCTGGAGCTGTGGAAGGACCTGTCGGCGGGCATCCGCGCGCTGGCGGAGGCGACACCGGAGGAGCGGAATCGGGAGCGGGAGCTGTTCCGCCGTCGGGTGTTCGCGGGTGAGGAGGTCTCCGAGTCCTCGGCGCTGGCGGAGCAGGCGCGGGTGACGTTCCAGAAGCTGCCGGGTTCGTGGCGTGAGCACGTGGCCCGGCTGTGGGAGGCGTTCGCGTTCCAGACGCACGGTGCGCCGTTCGAGGAGTCGGCCGGCGGGCTCATGGGGCTCCTCGAGCGGCAGCAGGGACAGCTCACGCTCTATCCCAATGCCAACATGCTGGCGGAGATGCCGGACGTGATGGAGCTGCCTGCGGGGGACCCGGCGCCGCGGTAG
- a CDS encoding ABC transporter permease has translation MGSLGQLVLMRLRVLWRQPEVLFWTFVFPIVTTLVLGLAFRNESLAPVRVAIAQGEGATELRARLEGTPELEVETLELLEARRQLARGRVTLVLVPGTPRPEALVDPSQAEGRTARLLVSQALARAPDAPRLEAVRTTPVSEPGNRYIDFLIPGLLGMSLMSSSLWALAVPLVSMRGGKLLKRLAGTPMSRTHFFLAFLIGRTAFAVLEVAFFCAFARWLFGVPMFGSYGALLGMGLLGAMCFASLALLVSIRAHNEESVGGLVNLVSMPMLFLSGVFFASDNFPGWLQPVIHALPLTALNDSLRAIMLEGTSLLALGPAMVVLVAWTVLPLVVALRWFRWV, from the coding sequence ATGGGCTCGCTGGGTCAGCTGGTGTTGATGCGCCTGCGGGTGTTGTGGCGCCAGCCCGAGGTGCTGTTCTGGACGTTCGTCTTCCCCATCGTCACCACGCTGGTGCTGGGGCTGGCCTTCCGCAACGAGTCGCTCGCGCCCGTGCGCGTCGCCATCGCGCAAGGCGAAGGGGCCACCGAGCTGCGCGCTCGGCTGGAGGGCACGCCGGAGCTGGAGGTGGAGACGCTGGAGCTCCTCGAGGCGCGTCGTCAGCTCGCCCGGGGGCGCGTGACGTTGGTGCTGGTGCCCGGCACGCCTCGGCCCGAGGCGCTGGTGGACCCCAGTCAGGCGGAGGGCAGGACCGCGCGGCTGCTCGTCTCGCAGGCGCTGGCGCGCGCGCCGGATGCGCCTCGACTGGAGGCGGTGCGGACGACGCCGGTGTCCGAGCCGGGCAATCGCTACATCGACTTCCTCATCCCGGGCCTCTTGGGGATGTCGTTGATGTCCTCCAGCCTGTGGGCGCTGGCGGTGCCGCTGGTGTCCATGCGCGGCGGCAAGCTGCTCAAGCGGCTCGCGGGCACGCCCATGTCGCGCACGCACTTCTTCCTGGCCTTCCTGATAGGGCGCACGGCCTTCGCGGTGCTGGAGGTCGCCTTCTTCTGCGCCTTCGCGCGCTGGCTGTTCGGCGTGCCGATGTTCGGCAGCTATGGCGCGCTGCTGGGCATGGGGTTGCTGGGCGCGATGTGCTTCGCCTCGCTGGCGCTGCTGGTGTCCATCCGGGCGCACAACGAGGAGTCGGTGGGCGGGCTGGTCAACCTGGTGTCCATGCCGATGCTGTTCCTGTCCGGCGTCTTCTTCGCGTCGGACAACTTCCCGGGCTGGTTGCAGCCGGTCATCCACGCGCTGCCGCTGACGGCGCTCAATGACTCCCTGCGCGCCATCATGCTGGAGGGGACGTCGTTGCTGGCGCTGGGGCCGGCCATGGTGGTGCTCGTGGCCTGGACGGTGCTCCCCCTGGTGGTCGCGCTGCGCTGGTTCCGCTGGGTCTGA
- a CDS encoding pyridoxal phosphate-dependent aminotransferase has product MEPLRSFFMEDYLEGSRFTARYNLGESGGRPVTVGELLTGSGVSPDEASAVFLSTLLRDSPNWGRADLRDLVAAMHPGATRENVLITTGTSEALLLLFRQLRPRKVALAWPAFQLLYELPMQQGAQVVRLPVRWDTRGRPSIDAGDWLERLERERPDVVIINTPHNPSGLVLDAGLLDAVSKWADAAGATVVGDEHYRFLSSEDAVLGATVYRPGTRSFVTGSFIKCLGCPGLRIGWCVGDTEMLARMQNEKNYTTHTVNPVTEWISYEVLKDLHSPALKRAREDWLQNRRTLAAFLERSRGVYGTAPQGGLVTCIGVKGALEPAAFTSRLEALAAEGVFVLPLSAMEVGTPDGAHPLERGHGFRLGLGADPAHFAEALAVIERATAP; this is encoded by the coding sequence ATGGAACCGCTGCGCTCATTCTTCATGGAGGACTACCTGGAGGGCTCGCGGTTCACCGCGCGCTACAACCTGGGGGAGTCCGGAGGCCGTCCCGTCACCGTGGGCGAGCTCTTGACGGGCTCTGGCGTGAGCCCCGACGAGGCCTCGGCCGTCTTCCTGTCCACGCTGCTGCGTGACAGCCCCAACTGGGGGCGCGCGGACCTGCGGGACCTGGTCGCCGCGATGCACCCGGGCGCCACGCGGGAGAACGTGCTCATCACCACGGGCACCAGCGAGGCGCTGCTGCTGCTCTTCCGGCAGCTGCGTCCGCGCAAGGTGGCGCTGGCGTGGCCCGCGTTCCAGCTCCTCTATGAGCTGCCCATGCAGCAGGGCGCGCAGGTGGTGCGGCTGCCGGTGCGCTGGGACACGCGCGGCCGTCCGTCCATCGACGCGGGCGACTGGCTCGAGCGGCTGGAGCGCGAGCGCCCCGACGTGGTCATCATCAACACGCCCCACAACCCGAGTGGCCTCGTGCTGGACGCGGGCCTGCTCGACGCGGTGTCGAAGTGGGCGGACGCGGCCGGGGCCACGGTGGTGGGGGACGAGCACTACCGCTTCCTGTCCTCCGAGGACGCGGTGCTGGGGGCCACGGTGTACCGGCCGGGCACGCGCTCGTTCGTGACGGGCTCGTTCATCAAGTGCCTGGGCTGTCCGGGGCTGCGCATCGGCTGGTGCGTGGGCGACACGGAGATGCTGGCCCGGATGCAGAACGAGAAGAACTACACGACGCACACGGTGAACCCGGTGACGGAGTGGATCTCCTACGAGGTGCTCAAGGACCTGCACAGCCCCGCGCTGAAGCGGGCGCGCGAGGACTGGCTCCAGAACCGGCGCACCCTGGCCGCGTTCCTGGAGCGCTCGCGAGGCGTGTACGGCACCGCGCCCCAGGGGGGCCTCGTCACCTGCATCGGCGTGAAGGGCGCGCTGGAGCCCGCGGCCTTCACCTCCCGGCTGGAGGCCCTGGCGGCCGAGGGCGTCTTCGTCCTGCCCCTGAGCGCCATGGAGGTGGGGACGCCGGATGGGGCCCATCCGCTGGAGCGGGGCCACGGCTTCCG
- a CDS encoding phage tail protein has protein sequence MERFPFTPDYGAQQQAQPCILKAQFGDGYSQRAEDGLRATLQRWALQFNPQWSPKTGQ, from the coding sequence ATGGAGCGCTTCCCCTTCACGCCAGACTACGGCGCGCAGCAGCAGGCACAGCCATGCATCCTGAAGGCCCAGTTCGGTGACGGGTACTCCCAGCGCGCGGAGGACGGCCTTCGTGCCACCCTCCAGCGCTGGGCGCTCCAGTTCAACCCTCAGTGGTCACCCAAAACCGGCCAATGA
- a CDS encoding ABC transporter ATP-binding protein, whose translation MTSPDELAIEVKGLVKRFGDVTAVDGIDLDIRRGECVGLLGPNGAGKTTTVEILEGLQEPTSGHVRLLGLDWKRDATRLRQRIGLTLQETKLVEQLTVEETVRMFASFYPRPLPLEELIGMVQLGEKRHARVGKLSGGQRQRLALALGLAGDPDLLFLDEPTTGLDPQSRRALWDVVAALKAKGRTVVLTTHYMDEAEVLCDRLVIIDRGRVISRGTPGDIVASLGAEQVIELEAEPSLDLERLSPLSTVVSAQRHADRLSLRVKALHEALPSVLREVEASGAKLKHLSTRRPTLDDVFIGLTGRSLREGNEEKAA comes from the coding sequence ATGACATCCCCAGACGAGCTCGCCATCGAGGTGAAGGGACTGGTCAAGCGCTTCGGCGACGTCACCGCCGTGGACGGCATCGACCTGGACATCCGAAGGGGCGAGTGCGTGGGCCTGCTCGGCCCCAACGGCGCCGGCAAGACGACCACCGTGGAGATTCTCGAGGGCCTCCAGGAGCCGACCTCCGGTCATGTACGGCTGCTCGGGCTGGACTGGAAGCGTGACGCGACCCGGCTTCGCCAGCGCATCGGCCTGACGCTCCAGGAGACGAAGCTGGTGGAGCAGCTCACGGTGGAGGAGACGGTGCGGATGTTCGCGTCCTTCTATCCGCGCCCGCTGCCGCTCGAGGAGCTGATTGGCATGGTGCAGCTCGGGGAGAAGCGGCACGCCCGGGTGGGCAAGTTGTCGGGAGGCCAGCGGCAGCGGTTGGCCCTGGCGCTGGGGCTGGCGGGAGACCCGGACCTGCTCTTCCTGGACGAGCCGACCACGGGCCTGGACCCGCAGTCGCGCCGGGCCCTGTGGGACGTGGTGGCGGCGCTCAAGGCCAAGGGGCGCACCGTGGTGTTGACGACGCACTACATGGACGAGGCCGAGGTGCTCTGCGACAGGCTGGTCATCATCGACCGGGGCCGCGTCATCAGCCGGGGCACGCCCGGGGACATCGTCGCGTCGCTGGGGGCCGAGCAGGTCATCGAGCTGGAGGCGGAGCCGTCGCTCGACCTGGAGCGGCTGTCGCCCCTGTCCACCGTCGTCTCGGCGCAGCGTCACGCGGACCGGCTGTCCCTGCGGGTGAAGGCGCTGCATGAGGCGCTGCCGTCGGTGCTGCGCGAGGTGGAGGCGTCCGGCGCGAAGCTCAAGCACCTGTCGACGCGGCGGCCCACGTTGGATGACGTGTTCATCGGGTTGACGGGGCGCTCGCTGCGCGAGGGCAACGAGGAGAAGGCGGCGTGA
- a CDS encoding methyltransferase family protein, with the protein MSKPPASPAFVQQLNFLGRDASNESAALQAAFSLGVFGQLSAGPGAAPLSLDSMAEHLGANRRGVRAILEPLVGLGFVLFEEGQGYLLAEDTAAFLSDAAFRARLRAVPEWWHVVAKLPEAVRTGASVDGRDLLGWFRALFLEPSPPAPNARAEEFFDRYARNFARTQALVAAAELGLLSRLVEGATPRDALATELKVHPEGLGVLLGVLASLGVAREEAGSWSFAEAAARMLDATSLPYFQRALPATMAYWEAFGHLAEAVREHRFRLDLRDPETARRIYQENASRISGIFGSHLRLSRKAAELVGQMRSLAGARVLDVGTGSGVWGAAFGLAAPTTHVTYLDSVHVLDAVRPHLTKLKLEARSRLWEGDCLSVDYGEAEYDVILLPQIIPALPHDALPGFFAKLARALKPGGLLLISGYLLTDRRDGPLDALYFALRRYVSNEGDVLSLPEFQALLTPVGLTSARAFDMPIQQVVVAHRGDVAWPEVAAVPAA; encoded by the coding sequence ATGTCGAAGCCTCCCGCGTCGCCCGCCTTCGTCCAGCAGCTCAACTTCCTCGGCCGTGACGCGAGCAACGAGTCGGCGGCGCTCCAGGCCGCGTTCTCGCTCGGGGTGTTCGGGCAGCTCTCCGCCGGTCCGGGCGCGGCGCCTCTGTCATTGGACTCGATGGCCGAGCACCTGGGCGCGAATCGCCGCGGGGTCCGCGCCATCCTCGAGCCGCTGGTGGGACTGGGCTTCGTGCTGTTCGAGGAGGGCCAGGGCTATCTGCTCGCCGAGGACACGGCCGCGTTCCTCTCCGATGCGGCGTTCCGCGCGCGACTCCGGGCGGTGCCCGAATGGTGGCACGTGGTGGCGAAGCTGCCCGAGGCGGTGCGCACGGGCGCCTCGGTGGACGGGAGGGATTTGCTGGGGTGGTTCCGCGCCCTGTTCCTGGAGCCGTCGCCTCCTGCGCCCAATGCGCGAGCCGAGGAGTTCTTCGACCGGTATGCGCGCAACTTCGCGCGCACGCAGGCGCTGGTGGCGGCGGCGGAGCTGGGATTGCTCTCGCGACTGGTGGAGGGGGCGACGCCTCGCGACGCGCTCGCGACCGAGCTGAAGGTGCATCCCGAGGGGCTGGGCGTGCTCTTGGGCGTGCTCGCCTCGCTGGGCGTGGCGCGGGAGGAGGCGGGGAGTTGGTCCTTCGCGGAAGCCGCGGCGCGGATGCTCGACGCCACGAGCCTGCCGTACTTCCAGCGCGCGCTGCCGGCGACCATGGCCTACTGGGAGGCCTTCGGACATCTGGCGGAGGCGGTGCGCGAGCATCGCTTCCGCCTGGACCTGAGAGATCCGGAGACAGCGCGCCGCATCTATCAGGAGAACGCCTCGCGCATCTCCGGCATCTTCGGCTCGCACCTGCGGCTGAGCCGCAAGGCCGCGGAGCTGGTGGGGCAGATGCGCTCGCTCGCGGGGGCGCGGGTGCTGGACGTGGGCACGGGCTCGGGCGTGTGGGGCGCGGCCTTCGGGCTCGCGGCTCCGACGACGCACGTGACGTACCTGGACTCGGTGCACGTGCTGGACGCGGTGCGCCCGCACCTGACGAAGCTGAAGCTGGAGGCGCGCTCGCGGCTGTGGGAGGGCGACTGCCTCTCGGTGGACTACGGCGAGGCGGAGTACGACGTCATCCTCCTGCCGCAAATCATCCCCGCGCTGCCGCACGACGCGCTGCCGGGCTTCTTCGCGAAGCTCGCGCGGGCGCTCAAGCCCGGCGGGCTGCTGCTCATCTCCGGCTATCTCCTGACGGACCGCCGCGACGGGCCGCTCGACGCGCTCTACTTCGCGCTGCGGCGCTACGTGTCCAACGAAGGGGACGTGCTGTCCCTGCCGGAGTTCCAGGCGCTGCTCACGCCCGTGGGCCTGACGTCGGCGCGAGCGTTCGACATGCCCATCCAGCAGGTGGTGGTGGCGCACCGCGGAGATGTCGCCTGGCCTGAAGTCGCCGCCGTGCCGGCCGCCTGA
- a CDS encoding IS630 family transposase, which translates to MNLRYLVTLAVEEKSELEALAKGGTERVRHVKRAQILLAAHIGITDEQIASSVRMSISTVYRVKRRFVEGGVEHALHERQRPGASRKLSGKQEALLVATVCSTPPKGRALWTLQLLADELVRLTEHEDLSRATVRRRLEENELKPWQQRMWCIPKVDAEYVARMKDVLELYAEPPDAKRPVVCFDETPNQLIGEVRTPLPAMPGKPRRYDFVPKHASWLNMVEIEISVLTRQCLDRRIGTKPALKREVARWERMRNKERARVRWRFSVDSARTKLGRAYPQAQAAVAAAA; encoded by the coding sequence ATGAATTTACGTTACCTCGTCACCCTTGCTGTCGAGGAGAAGTCGGAGTTGGAGGCCCTGGCGAAGGGCGGCACGGAGCGGGTGCGCCACGTCAAGCGTGCGCAGATTCTGCTGGCAGCCCATATCGGCATCACCGACGAGCAGATTGCCAGCAGTGTCCGGATGAGCATCTCGACGGTGTACCGAGTCAAGCGGCGGTTCGTGGAAGGAGGCGTGGAACACGCCCTGCACGAAAGGCAGCGACCCGGGGCCTCGCGCAAGCTGAGCGGCAAGCAGGAGGCACTTCTGGTGGCCACCGTCTGCTCGACGCCCCCGAAGGGACGTGCGCTGTGGACGCTCCAGTTGCTGGCCGATGAACTGGTGCGGCTGACCGAGCACGAGGACCTCTCGCGGGCAACGGTCCGCCGACGGTTGGAGGAGAACGAGCTCAAGCCCTGGCAGCAGCGCATGTGGTGCATCCCGAAAGTGGATGCCGAGTACGTCGCCCGAATGAAGGACGTGCTGGAGCTCTACGCCGAGCCACCAGACGCCAAGCGGCCGGTGGTCTGCTTCGATGAGACTCCCAATCAGCTGATTGGAGAAGTCCGTACGCCCCTGCCGGCCATGCCCGGCAAGCCCCGCCGTTACGATTTCGTCCCCAAGCACGCCAGTTGGCTGAACATGGTGGAGATTGAAATCAGCGTCCTCACCCGCCAATGCCTGGACAGGCGGATTGGCACCAAGCCCGCCTTGAAACGGGAGGTGGCCCGGTGGGAGCGGATGCGCAACAAGGAGAGGGCTCGCGTCCGCTGGCGGTTCTCTGTAGACAGCGCCCGCACCAAACTTGGTCGAGCGTACCCCCAGGCCCAGGCAGCAGTGGCCGCTGCTGCCTGA